AACTTGGAACAGCTCTTTGTACTTTTCGCTTTCGGCATGGACACCAATAACAATTTCTTTTCTTTTGCAAATACATATCGGATAGAAGAGGCGAAAAATTGTTCAAGGATTCAAATTACGATGCCTACTGTATAGTTTCAATCAGTTTGGAATCAGGTTCTAATTCGAAGACTACATTAAATAGGGTGTTTAAAATGAAACAGACACCATCTACCTATAGTAAGCTCATTCAAAAACCCAAGGAGATTAGATCTTGACACCTATAAAATATGGATAGTACTCCCGAGGTTTAACATTCACCCCATCTAAAGAAGATCGACATTTCGACAAGACCAGATTGTCAAGAACCGATAGAGCCCTTTTTTCACAAAAAAAAGAAACCATACACTCACATCAAAAAAATCATTTTTTGACGACTTCTCTATGCGACAGATATATACCTTTCTCGGTTTACTATTTTAATCAACAAAAATCTGTTTTCTGTAGGTTGAGTTTGACCCAGAAAGATTCAAATCCATTATGAAATATAAACTATCACTATTCCTCGTACTGTTGTCCTTTTTTCAAACCCAGGCACAAAGTACCGGTCAGGATATCAATAATCCATTGGAAAAAAGGAATGATCTAAAACTCAACATTCTTAGGGCCGTTTCCGGTGCTGTTGAAGTAAGTTATGACAGAAACCTCAACCGTAAATCGTCACTGGGAGCTTCTGTTTTTATCCCTTTCAATCAACAAAACCCTTCCAAAGATATTGATGTGAACTATTTTGTTACTTCCTATTACCGAAGATATTTTGGAAAAAAATATGCTTCGGGTTTCTTCATTGAAGGGTTTGGAACCTTAAGTTCTATCGATGGAAAACAACTAATGGATATGGATGGTAACCTAACCCAAAAAGAAGGCCCGGATAGTATTGATTTTTCGCTAGGTCTTGGCTTTGGGAGTAAATGGATAACCAAAAATGGTTTCGTATTTGAAGCCAATGTAGGGTTAGGACGTCTTTTGTTCAATGCAAAAGAAACAGATCACGATAGTGTATACAGGCTCGGTATTAGCATTGGGCGTAGATTTTAATTACTTTAAGAAATCAATATTCACCTATCAAATGAGAAGAAAAATAGTGCTGACCATTGTGTTTTCCCTCTTTATTTTGATGCTATTTTTATGGATAGTCAATCCACAGATTTTCAGAATCATCAGATTTCAAAAACCTGGGGTAAAAACCTACGAATACTTTCCAGTGAGGGAAATGGAAAAAAGCTCACACCCATTTATTTTTCCAGAAAAAAAAGTCCCACAAAACCAGCTCGATACATTGCTTGTAGAAAACGGCGCAGGGAAAAGGGTATCATTCTCAGAATACTTCAAATCTGGTGAATTACTGGCCTTTCTTGTCATTAGAAATGACACACTTATCTATGAAAAATACGGTAGTGACTACGATCGTGGCACTATATCAAACACATTTTCAATTGGAAAATCAATGATTTCCCTTTTGACCGGAAAAGCAATAGAGCTGGGTTATATAGATGGTACTAAACAACACATCAATGATTTTATAACTCCTTTTAAAAACAATCCAGACCTCCAAAAATTACGTATAGAAGATCTGTTGAACATGAAATCGGGATTGAAATTCGAGCGTGCTGGTAATGGGCTTATTTCAGACCTATTCTGCGATGAGGCGCGGTTTTTTTATACGAGTACTCTTAAAAAGGATTTGTTGCATGTAAGGTCGAATACCTTACCCGGAAAGAGATGGAAATACAGCAATCTGGACCCCTTAATTTTAACATGGGCCATTGAGAATGCTACCGGTAAGTATGTTTCCGATTTCTTTCAACAGGAAATATGGAATCCTATTGGAGCAGAATACAAAGCAAGTTGGGGTATAGACCAAATAGGAGGACTTGAAAACTCACCAAGTAGTTTTCAATGTACAGCCATAGATTTGGCCAAGGTAGGGCGTCTTTTATTAAAAAAAGGAGTTCGAGACTCAACCCAGATTATCTCTTCAGATTGGATTGCCCAAAGTATTGCCATTGATCAGGGAAATAGGGCCAACACCTCCAAAGGAAAACAAAGGGCAACACATCAATATTATTGGTGGTTGCCGCAGGAAAATTTTGAAGGGGATTTTTCCGCTGAAGGCTTACGAGGACAGCGCCTCTATATAAACCCCATTCAGAACATCATCATTGTTCAATTCGCCAATCGCGGATTTGGGGGATATCCTTATAGAGCAATATCAAACCACTTGACCAGCAAAACCACGATATTGGCACATTAAGAAATAATTGGCCGTTAGAAGTAATTTTAATCAACATCACAAATGAAATTGAAACCAATCCCTTTTCTAACAATTTCAATCAGTATCAATGTCTATAAAGAAGTAGAAAAGTGTCCCAAAAAAATCAAGAAATCAAAATAAGTCTTGAGGAAACCCTTGTTTTAAAACATGCTATAAAATCAATCACAATGTAAGGACGGACGCTGGAC
The nucleotide sequence above comes from Flagellimonas sp. HMM57. Encoded proteins:
- a CDS encoding DUF3575 domain-containing protein; translation: MKYKLSLFLVLLSFFQTQAQSTGQDINNPLEKRNDLKLNILRAVSGAVEVSYDRNLNRKSSLGASVFIPFNQQNPSKDIDVNYFVTSYYRRYFGKKYASGFFIEGFGTLSSIDGKQLMDMDGNLTQKEGPDSIDFSLGLGFGSKWITKNGFVFEANVGLGRLLFNAKETDHDSVYRLGISIGRRF
- a CDS encoding serine hydrolase, whose amino-acid sequence is MRRKIVLTIVFSLFILMLFLWIVNPQIFRIIRFQKPGVKTYEYFPVREMEKSSHPFIFPEKKVPQNQLDTLLVENGAGKRVSFSEYFKSGELLAFLVIRNDTLIYEKYGSDYDRGTISNTFSIGKSMISLLTGKAIELGYIDGTKQHINDFITPFKNNPDLQKLRIEDLLNMKSGLKFERAGNGLISDLFCDEARFFYTSTLKKDLLHVRSNTLPGKRWKYSNLDPLILTWAIENATGKYVSDFFQQEIWNPIGAEYKASWGIDQIGGLENSPSSFQCTAIDLAKVGRLLLKKGVRDSTQIISSDWIAQSIAIDQGNRANTSKGKQRATHQYYWWLPQENFEGDFSAEGLRGQRLYINPIQNIIIVQFANRGFGGYPYRAISNHLTSKTTILAH